In a genomic window of Halobiforma lacisalsi AJ5:
- a CDS encoding Cdc6/Cdc18 family protein has translation MSANDDRDPLFRYDDPVFADERLLEITHLPGPDRIVGRDEQMQRVADALNPAIFGSEPNHLFIFGKTGTGKSLISRSVTQRVISEAQHDGVTVKYAFIDCGEQNTEASIIKTIAQIVNEPDDSGVTIPDRGLGTGDYYKRLWQAVDRCTDVTIVILDEIDMLEDDEVLRKLSRAGENRRISDSSIGIIGISNKIDFPDHLSERVKSSLSRDELVFPPYDANQLVEILEKRRDAFHDGVLSDDVIPLTAALAAQEHGDARKAIDILRNAGRIAKKQNDSRVTADHVRDAKEKTEADRFNELIEGSPQQAKAILYALTILTENSSEKEFPTKIIYNQYKEIARRLDFDVLSERRVQEILQEQNFLNVIQSEREGRGRGRGAHAKHRLLENPSIVKKVLLRDARLAVLEDDE, from the coding sequence ATGTCCGCGAACGACGATCGTGATCCACTCTTTCGGTACGACGATCCGGTCTTCGCCGACGAGCGGCTGCTCGAGATCACGCACCTGCCCGGTCCGGACCGGATCGTCGGGCGTGACGAGCAGATGCAACGGGTCGCGGACGCCCTGAATCCAGCTATCTTCGGGAGCGAGCCGAACCACCTGTTCATCTTCGGCAAGACCGGTACCGGCAAGTCGCTCATCTCGCGGTCGGTCACCCAGCGGGTGATCTCGGAGGCCCAGCACGACGGCGTCACGGTGAAGTACGCCTTCATCGACTGCGGGGAGCAAAACACCGAGGCGTCGATCATCAAGACGATCGCACAGATCGTCAACGAACCCGACGACAGCGGCGTGACGATTCCCGACCGGGGGCTCGGGACGGGCGACTACTACAAACGGCTCTGGCAGGCCGTCGACCGCTGTACGGACGTGACCATCGTCATCTTAGACGAGATCGACATGCTCGAGGACGACGAGGTCCTTCGGAAGCTCTCCCGGGCGGGCGAGAATCGGCGGATCTCGGACTCGAGCATCGGGATCATCGGCATCTCGAACAAGATCGACTTCCCCGATCACCTCTCGGAACGGGTCAAGTCCAGCCTCTCCCGGGACGAACTCGTCTTCCCGCCCTACGATGCGAACCAGCTCGTCGAGATCTTGGAGAAGCGACGCGACGCGTTCCACGACGGCGTCCTCTCGGACGACGTGATCCCGCTGACGGCCGCGCTCGCGGCCCAGGAACACGGGGACGCCCGCAAGGCGATCGATATCCTCCGGAACGCCGGCCGGATCGCGAAGAAGCAAAACGACAGTCGCGTCACCGCCGACCACGTCCGGGACGCCAAGGAGAAGACCGAAGCCGACCGGTTCAACGAGTTGATCGAGGGCTCGCCACAGCAGGCGAAGGCGATCCTCTACGCGCTGACGATCCTCACCGAAAACAGTTCGGAGAAGGAGTTCCCGACGAAGATCATCTACAACCAGTACAAGGAGATCGCTCGCCGGCTCGACTTCGACGTGCTCTCGGAGCGACGGGTCCAGGAGATCCTCCAGGAACAGAACTTCCTCAACGTGATCCAGTCCGAACGCGAGGGCCGGGGACGCGGACGCGGTGCCCACGCGAAACATCGGCTGCTCGAGAACCCGTCGATCGTCAAGAAGGTCCTCCTCCGGGATGCACGACTGGCGGTCCTCGAAGACGACGAGTAG
- a CDS encoding RNA methyltransferase, whose protein sequence is MTEPSSPTDDSSTPSDPTRRTPPAVAVVDAQSPGNVGTIARAMKNFGFEDLLLIDPPELDPEGEAYGFAGHAREDVLPNATEITFDELVSNYHTIGCTAVTNEDDRSHVRFPFSTPADLADRLPTVEAPTALVFGRERVGLTNEELAEIDEICSIPADEEYPVLNLGQAATVTLYELRTLTLAGDETQLPDLERVRAPEETVDRLYDQWGDLLEEINHPEEKREKTMRMLRRIYGRADLTAREANTLLGLLRRATERPER, encoded by the coding sequence ATGACCGAACCGTCGTCACCGACGGACGACTCGAGCACGCCGTCCGATCCGACCCGTCGAACGCCGCCGGCCGTCGCCGTCGTCGACGCGCAGTCACCCGGCAACGTTGGAACCATCGCCCGGGCAATGAAGAACTTCGGCTTCGAGGACCTCCTGCTGATCGATCCGCCGGAACTGGACCCCGAGGGCGAGGCCTACGGGTTCGCCGGTCACGCTCGGGAAGACGTTCTCCCGAACGCGACGGAGATCACCTTCGACGAACTGGTCTCGAACTACCACACCATCGGCTGTACGGCCGTCACCAACGAGGACGACCGGAGCCACGTCCGCTTCCCGTTCTCGACCCCCGCCGACCTCGCCGACCGGCTGCCGACCGTGGAGGCACCCACCGCCCTCGTCTTCGGGCGTGAACGCGTCGGGCTCACCAACGAGGAGCTCGCCGAGATCGACGAGATCTGTTCGATCCCGGCCGACGAGGAGTATCCCGTGCTCAACCTCGGCCAGGCCGCGACGGTAACTCTCTACGAACTGCGGACGCTGACGCTCGCGGGGGACGAGACGCAACTACCGGATCTCGAGCGCGTTCGCGCGCCCGAGGAGACGGTCGATCGCCTGTACGACCAGTGGGGCGATCTCCTCGAGGAGATCAACCACCCGGAGGAGAAACGCGAGAAGACGATGCGGATGCTCCGCAGAATCTACGGCCGGGCTGATCTCACCGCGCGCGAGGCGAACACCCTCCTCGGGCTGTTGCGGCGCGCGACGGAACGTCCCGAGCGGTAG
- a CDS encoding DUF7504 family protein codes for MVYRWDCRQCEFTVWSPSEGTTRDAVSSHLLEHNRRSLYREGYQIGWNCPRCGAATLKHDKDEAVGAFKRHLYEHVEGRVQSGTHVASEVDGTGNTLVLASPDSTGANNARVHFFAPYDVAILVTTAVADRLRLLEAHQSSWPDRTIVLTTKRQPLSSADDLDLRDVPLEIVQLDPGIGLDGIGETISRVIAEHNSPETTISLSFEILSELLVKSKLETLFKFLHLLTSRVDSADAFSHFYCDPETKSGPTINLLSEVFDLRISATDDRLVLES; via the coding sequence ATGGTCTATAGGTGGGACTGTCGTCAGTGCGAGTTTACGGTCTGGTCGCCGTCGGAGGGGACGACCCGCGACGCGGTGAGTTCGCACCTGCTCGAGCACAACCGTCGGTCGCTCTACAGGGAGGGGTACCAGATCGGCTGGAACTGTCCTCGGTGCGGGGCGGCCACCCTGAAACACGACAAGGACGAGGCCGTCGGGGCGTTCAAGCGCCATCTCTACGAGCACGTCGAGGGACGCGTGCAGTCGGGAACGCACGTCGCCAGCGAGGTCGATGGCACCGGGAACACGCTGGTCCTCGCATCGCCGGACAGCACGGGCGCCAACAACGCCAGGGTCCACTTCTTCGCCCCCTACGACGTCGCGATCCTCGTGACGACGGCCGTCGCGGATCGCCTTCGCCTGCTCGAGGCTCACCAGTCGTCGTGGCCCGACCGAACGATCGTGCTGACGACGAAACGGCAACCGCTGTCCTCGGCCGACGACCTCGACCTTCGCGACGTGCCCCTCGAGATCGTTCAACTAGATCCTGGGATCGGACTGGACGGGATCGGGGAGACCATCTCGCGGGTCATCGCCGAGCACAACTCGCCGGAAACGACCATCTCGCTGTCGTTCGAGATCCTTTCCGAACTGCTCGTCAAGAGCAAACTGGAGACGCTGTTCAAGTTCCTCCACCTGCTTACCTCGCGAGTCGACAGCGCCGACGCGTTCTCACATTTCTACTGCGATCCGGAGACCAAGTCCGGACCGACGATCAACCTGCTTTCGGAGGTGTTCGACCTCCGGATCTCCGCGACCGACGACCGCCTCGTTCTCGAGTCCTGA
- a CDS encoding HEAT repeat domain-containing protein, which translates to MREGDTAFLYELARDSEELKLLEYLADAEKPIIRYRAAELLGGLRTGTNSQSEERIGTALLRTAKNDESDDVRAAAIDAMYLRDEGYLERLIEEVAASEVNDPPKWMDVDRVTDWLAADQSEFRMVAAAAVGRIGDDTAVPALVDAVADADVRVRTKAAEACGKIGDPRAIDALASRLDDPQNQVRRAAAAALASIGTRRAVEALAPAARSETESVRVIAVGELDRFGSLEPLPLLVEALEDGSELVRRTATRTILELLANAPAERSHDVRHEVAEGIFDASPPDLAAQLLTILQGNQPAYIRRNATWLLGRVAENEREYPDGVVDYLIRALDDEDELTAKFALSTLVELEDPSLLERLREFLERDDVSEAATSRAEFVRKKRAEANRPSREAVTNSVEYTYVSDPSDYTAKKRERGSGSSTDAVDDSDSNE; encoded by the coding sequence ATGCGCGAGGGAGATACGGCGTTCCTGTACGAGTTGGCACGCGATTCGGAAGAACTGAAGCTTCTCGAGTACCTGGCGGACGCGGAGAAGCCGATCATCCGGTACCGAGCGGCGGAGCTACTCGGCGGCCTTCGGACGGGAACGAATTCACAGAGCGAGGAACGGATCGGGACGGCGTTGCTCCGGACGGCCAAGAACGACGAGAGCGACGACGTACGTGCGGCCGCGATCGATGCGATGTACCTCCGCGACGAGGGCTACCTGGAGCGGCTGATCGAGGAGGTCGCCGCGAGCGAGGTCAACGATCCGCCGAAGTGGATGGACGTCGACCGGGTCACCGACTGGCTCGCCGCCGACCAGTCCGAGTTCCGGATGGTGGCGGCTGCCGCCGTCGGTCGCATCGGCGACGACACCGCGGTACCGGCCCTCGTCGACGCCGTCGCCGACGCCGACGTTCGCGTTCGAACGAAAGCGGCCGAGGCCTGTGGAAAGATCGGGGACCCGCGTGCTATCGACGCGCTCGCGTCGCGGCTGGACGACCCCCAGAATCAGGTGCGTCGCGCTGCGGCAGCGGCGCTTGCCTCGATCGGAACGCGGCGGGCCGTCGAAGCGCTCGCGCCCGCCGCGCGCTCGGAGACGGAGTCCGTTCGAGTCATCGCCGTCGGCGAACTCGATCGATTCGGCTCGCTGGAGCCGCTACCACTACTGGTCGAGGCCCTCGAGGACGGTTCCGAACTCGTCCGCCGGACGGCGACGCGGACGATACTCGAGTTGCTCGCGAACGCCCCCGCGGAACGGAGCCACGACGTTCGACACGAGGTGGCCGAAGGGATCTTCGACGCCTCGCCGCCGGATCTCGCGGCGCAACTCCTGACGATACTGCAGGGGAACCAGCCGGCCTACATCCGGCGGAACGCGACCTGGCTGCTCGGCCGCGTCGCCGAGAACGAACGGGAGTATCCCGACGGGGTCGTCGACTACCTGATTCGCGCGCTCGACGACGAGGACGAACTCACCGCGAAGTTCGCGCTCTCGACGCTGGTCGAACTCGAGGACCCGAGCCTGCTCGAGCGACTCCGGGAGTTCCTCGAGCGCGACGACGTCTCCGAAGCCGCGACGTCCCGGGCCGAGTTCGTCCGGAAAAAGCGGGCCGAAGCGAACCGCCCCTCCCGGGAAGCCGTCACGAACTCGGTGGAGTACACGTACGTCTCGGATCCGTCGGACTACACGGCGAAAAAGCGCGAGCGGGGAAGCGGCTCGTCGACCGACGCAGTGGACGACTCGGATTCGAACGAATGA
- a CDS encoding HTH domain-containing protein, protein MTAPTRTIVAHVRAPLLLEPVDSQIETLRACESEGAIDDLLLRSWPKEVTRSETSPHQEVLKAYERFESWADRRGVSIRPPFRERTSTSQVTGETRELLVTPLLCLEVYADDEFVGVFPHSEADGDETYTSDEAIATLRTGELPTPLGEEPTVEPAANDGACPECGSSLVDGQGLYACAECEWVGTATATGEFAAFETPAVESERRGRVLESR, encoded by the coding sequence ATGACTGCACCGACACGTACGATCGTGGCCCACGTCCGCGCACCCCTACTGCTCGAGCCCGTCGACAGCCAGATCGAAACGCTGCGGGCCTGCGAGTCCGAGGGAGCGATCGACGACCTGCTGTTGCGCAGCTGGCCCAAGGAGGTCACGCGCTCGGAGACGAGCCCGCACCAGGAGGTCCTCAAGGCATACGAGCGGTTCGAGTCGTGGGCCGATCGCCGCGGGGTGAGCATCCGCCCGCCGTTCAGGGAACGGACCAGCACCTCGCAGGTGACCGGCGAGACGCGGGAGTTGCTGGTCACGCCATTGCTCTGTCTCGAGGTCTACGCTGACGACGAGTTCGTGGGCGTCTTCCCGCACTCGGAGGCCGACGGGGATGAAACGTACACGTCCGACGAGGCCATCGCGACGCTCCGGACCGGCGAGCTTCCGACGCCGCTGGGGGAGGAGCCAACCGTGGAACCCGCAGCGAACGACGGAGCCTGCCCCGAATGTGGTAGCTCACTGGTCGATGGCCAGGGGCTGTACGCCTGTGCCGAGTGCGAGTGGGTCGGCACCGCGACGGCGACCGGCGAGTTCGCCGCATTCGAGACACCAGCAGTCGAATCGGAGCGCCGCGGTCGAGTGCTCGAGAGCCGGTAG
- a CDS encoding DMT family transporter, producing MKISGLVPEKYLELVLFSILAICWGGSFVAIEIGLEYVPPLLFAGLRYALAGVIVLGYAVLTTNHVWPADRGEWLAVGVAGTFVIALYHGLLYVGELYVSGAVAATLVSTAPILTVAFAGVVLPSERLGPVGLVGFALGLLGVIMVVQPTPSMLGADATVGAALVFASAIAFALGGVLVRPIESNLPIESLEAWAMILGSAVLLGWGFLRGESIAAIELTTTAIVSYVYLTFVSGVFAFLLYFELLDRSGPTQVNLVGYAEPAVAIVISWLVLGSVVDSLTIVGLLTILVGFVLIKRRAIRRLLRSRWKPTAARHGGRTPTVSSERAQPRTDGGTPESEPESAD from the coding sequence ATGAAGATATCCGGATTAGTTCCAGAGAAGTACCTCGAGTTGGTGTTGTTTTCGATACTCGCGATCTGCTGGGGCGGGTCGTTCGTCGCGATCGAGATCGGGCTCGAATACGTCCCGCCGCTGTTGTTCGCCGGGCTGCGGTACGCCCTGGCTGGCGTGATCGTTCTGGGATACGCCGTCCTTACCACGAACCACGTCTGGCCCGCCGATCGTGGGGAGTGGCTCGCCGTCGGCGTCGCCGGGACGTTCGTCATCGCGCTCTATCACGGACTGCTGTACGTCGGCGAACTGTACGTTTCGGGAGCCGTCGCCGCAACGCTCGTCAGTACGGCCCCGATCCTCACGGTCGCGTTCGCCGGTGTCGTACTGCCGAGCGAACGGCTTGGGCCCGTCGGTCTGGTCGGGTTCGCCCTCGGACTGCTGGGCGTGATCATGGTCGTGCAGCCGACGCCCTCGATGCTCGGCGCGGACGCGACGGTCGGGGCTGCCCTCGTCTTCGCCTCGGCGATCGCGTTCGCGCTGGGCGGCGTCCTCGTACGGCCGATCGAGTCGAATCTCCCGATCGAGTCGCTCGAGGCCTGGGCGATGATCCTCGGCTCCGCCGTGTTGCTCGGCTGGGGGTTCCTGCGGGGTGAGTCGATCGCCGCGATCGAACTGACGACGACCGCGATCGTCTCCTACGTCTATCTCACCTTCGTCTCCGGCGTATTCGCGTTCCTGCTGTACTTCGAGTTGCTCGACCGGAGCGGCCCCACGCAGGTCAACCTGGTCGGGTACGCCGAGCCGGCCGTCGCGATCGTCATCAGCTGGCTCGTCCTCGGGTCGGTCGTCGACTCGTTGACGATCGTCGGCTTGCTGACGATCCTCGTCGGGTTCGTGCTGATCAAGCGACGGGCGATCCGACGGCTCCTGCGCTCCCGCTGGAAGCCGACCGCGGCGCGTCACGGCGGCCGAACGCCGACCGTCTCGAGCGAGCGAGCGCAGCCGCGAACCGACGGCGGAACGCCCGAGTCGGAGCCCGAGTCCGCCGACTAG
- a CDS encoding Lrp/AsnC family transcriptional regulator, with translation MDERDVRLLKAISELGTGSPEQLHEETDIPVSTIHYRLSNLREEGIITNDRYDLDLEKLGLGVTVIVEVHADYQGSYESFADRLLTVEGVTNVYFTMGETDFIVVARLSSSETVERLIAEFEQLEGVERTDSTFVISAIEERDALQSYELETLLEELVDD, from the coding sequence ATGGACGAGCGCGATGTGCGACTGTTGAAGGCGATTTCCGAACTCGGAACTGGAAGCCCGGAACAGCTCCACGAGGAAACGGACATCCCGGTCTCGACGATCCATTATCGGCTCTCCAACCTCCGTGAGGAGGGCATCATCACGAACGACCGGTACGACCTCGACCTCGAGAAACTCGGGCTGGGCGTGACCGTCATCGTCGAGGTCCACGCCGACTACCAGGGCTCATACGAGTCGTTCGCGGATCGGCTCCTGACGGTCGAAGGCGTTACGAACGTCTACTTCACGATGGGCGAGACGGACTTCATCGTCGTCGCTCGTCTGAGCAGCAGCGAGACCGTCGAGCGGCTGATCGCCGAATTCGAGCAACTCGAGGGCGTCGAGCGTACCGACTCGACGTTCGTCATCTCGGCGATCGAGGAACGGGACGCGTTACAGAGCTACGAACTGGAGACGTTGCTCGAGGAACTCGTCGACGACTGA
- the gatE gene encoding Glu-tRNA(Gln) amidotransferase subunit GatE, protein MSETEYDYDELGLVAGLEIHQQLDTATKLFCQCPTDLREPEEAERTFTRYLHPTRSELGEIDEAALEESKVDREFEYLAYDTTCLVEEDDEPPHELDDEALETVLEIAQLLDMEPVDQAHVMRKIVVDGSNTSGFQRSTLMATDGEIETSEGTVGVEDLMLEEESAQRVEETDDGVRYSLDRLGIPLVEIGTEPDISTPEQALEAAERIGMLLRSTGKVKRGLGTIRQDVNVSIAEGARVEIKGVQSLDDIDDIVRNEVARQAELVEIADELADRDASIGDTQDVTAVFEDTDSGVIRGALGSGGSVMAVPLYGFDGLVGREIAPDRRLGTEFSDHAKRHGAGGIFHTDELPAYGVTEEEVEALRDAVDAGPEDAVAIVADDTDTAEAAIEAVVERAATALEGVPEETRGANDDGTTRYLRPLPGAARMYPETDVPPVEPDPSDVPEPELLTEKVERYQAEYDLGEGLAEQVAYGKHMPLFEDVVSDGIDPTLAASTLESTLTELRRDDVPVADLEDGHLRGVLELVEDGELPNEGVPDLLTALAEDPDRTAEEAAEEEGLGGADEEEVREAVVEVVERNEAQVEQEGMQAFSGLMGECMGALRGKADGDLVSQLLREEIQKRA, encoded by the coding sequence ATGAGCGAGACCGAGTACGACTACGACGAGCTCGGACTCGTCGCCGGGCTGGAGATCCACCAGCAACTCGATACGGCGACGAAGCTGTTCTGTCAGTGTCCGACCGACCTCCGCGAGCCAGAGGAGGCCGAGCGTACCTTCACCCGCTACCTCCACCCCACACGGAGCGAACTCGGCGAGATCGACGAGGCCGCCCTGGAGGAGAGCAAGGTCGACCGCGAGTTCGAGTACCTCGCGTACGACACCACCTGTCTCGTCGAGGAGGACGACGAGCCGCCCCACGAACTCGACGACGAGGCCCTCGAGACGGTCCTCGAAATCGCCCAGCTGCTGGACATGGAGCCGGTCGATCAGGCCCACGTCATGCGCAAGATCGTCGTCGACGGCTCGAACACGTCGGGCTTCCAGCGGTCGACGCTGATGGCGACCGACGGCGAGATCGAGACGAGCGAGGGGACCGTCGGCGTCGAGGACCTCATGCTCGAGGAGGAAAGCGCCCAGCGCGTCGAAGAGACCGACGACGGGGTTCGCTACAGCCTCGACCGGCTCGGCATCCCACTGGTCGAGATCGGCACCGAGCCGGACATCTCGACGCCCGAGCAGGCGCTCGAGGCCGCCGAGCGGATCGGGATGTTGCTCCGCTCGACGGGCAAGGTCAAGCGTGGCCTCGGGACGATCCGACAGGACGTCAACGTCTCGATCGCGGAGGGCGCTCGCGTCGAGATCAAGGGCGTCCAGAGCCTGGACGACATCGACGATATCGTCCGCAACGAGGTCGCCCGGCAGGCCGAACTCGTCGAGATCGCCGACGAACTGGCCGACCGGGACGCCTCGATCGGCGACACGCAGGACGTCACGGCGGTCTTCGAGGACACGGACAGCGGCGTCATCCGGGGCGCGCTCGGCTCCGGCGGCAGCGTGATGGCCGTTCCGCTGTACGGTTTCGACGGCCTCGTCGGCCGCGAGATCGCCCCGGACCGCCGTCTGGGCACGGAGTTCTCCGACCACGCGAAGCGCCACGGCGCGGGCGGCATCTTCCACACCGACGAACTGCCGGCCTACGGCGTCACCGAGGAGGAGGTCGAGGCACTCAGGGACGCGGTCGACGCGGGGCCGGAGGACGCCGTCGCCATCGTCGCCGACGATACCGACACGGCCGAGGCCGCCATCGAGGCCGTCGTCGAACGCGCCGCAACCGCCCTCGAGGGCGTTCCCGAAGAGACTCGTGGCGCGAACGACGACGGGACGACCCGCTACCTGCGACCGCTCCCGGGCGCGGCGCGGATGTACCCCGAGACGGACGTACCACCAGTCGAGCCCGACCCGAGTGACGTTCCCGAACCCGAACTGCTAACCGAGAAGGTCGAGCGCTACCAGGCGGAGTACGACCTCGGCGAAGGACTGGCCGAACAGGTCGCCTACGGGAAGCACATGCCGCTGTTCGAGGACGTCGTCTCCGACGGGATCGACCCCACACTGGCCGCGTCGACGCTCGAGTCGACCCTGACCGAACTCCGTCGCGACGACGTCCCCGTAGCGGACCTCGAGGATGGACATCTGCGCGGCGTGCTCGAACTGGTCGAGGACGGCGAGCTTCCCAACGAGGGCGTGCCGGACCTGTTGACCGCGCTGGCCGAGGACCCCGATCGGACCGCCGAGGAGGCGGCCGAGGAAGAAGGGCTCGGCGGTGCGGACGAGGAAGAGGTCCGGGAAGCTGTCGTCGAGGTCGTCGAGCGAAACGAGGCCCAGGTCGAGCAAGAGGGGATGCAGGCCTTCTCGGGACTCATGGGCGAGTGCATGGGCGCACTTCGCGGGAAAGCCGACGGCGACCTCGTGAGTCAGTTGCTGCGCGAGGAGATCCAGAAGCGCGCCTGA
- a CDS encoding ABC transporter ATP-binding protein, protein MIDPFGVRSDGDGSGDRENGSHSAASLFDVDPATIAIEDVSVSFGELSVLEDVSATVRPGEFVGLVGPNGAGKTTLLRTISGALEPDAGRVTVDGVDVHDVPSRESSRLVAVVPQDTTLSFSFPVRDVVEMGRHPHRSRFSPPTPEDRDAVARALEHTRTVELADRPIDEISGGQRQRVVLARAIAQGTPALLLDEPTASLDVNHAIETLELVRELVADGRTAVAAIHDLDLAARYCDRLVMVTDGGVRSVGSPAEVLTSEALADAFDATATVTPNPVTGTETVTALPDSDDALAAVESATVDTGDRGERGPSTERSADAARLEGDGGRIVDVEADLAIHVLGTGTTAAGVLARLETAFDGSDRPITLTTSVGPVTPGVVTETADRLAAEIEVEVIEAEPHAALSEARRETLAERIRTADATVLADPVLGSAGVVLETLEAAEPAALVVTDRRPLEERNFAGETARQRYERLRDSDRDGVVEATPETVLEGLSRALEGIGSDRVDSAAESTAD, encoded by the coding sequence TTCGGCGTTCGGAGCGACGGAGACGGGAGCGGCGACCGAGAGAACGGGAGCCACAGCGCCGCCTCACTGTTCGACGTCGACCCCGCGACGATCGCTATCGAAGACGTGTCCGTCTCGTTCGGCGAGCTCTCGGTCCTCGAGGACGTCTCCGCGACGGTTCGACCGGGCGAGTTCGTCGGACTCGTCGGCCCGAACGGAGCTGGGAAGACCACCCTGCTGCGCACGATCAGCGGGGCGCTCGAGCCCGATGCCGGACGGGTGACGGTCGACGGCGTCGACGTCCACGACGTCCCCTCGCGGGAGTCGAGCCGGCTCGTCGCGGTCGTCCCGCAGGACACCACGCTCTCGTTTTCGTTCCCCGTCAGGGACGTCGTCGAGATGGGGCGACATCCCCACCGCTCGCGGTTCTCACCGCCGACCCCCGAGGATCGCGACGCGGTCGCCCGGGCGCTCGAGCACACTCGCACGGTCGAACTCGCCGACCGCCCGATCGACGAGATCAGCGGCGGCCAGCGCCAGCGGGTCGTCCTCGCGCGAGCGATCGCCCAGGGGACGCCCGCACTCCTGCTGGACGAACCGACCGCGAGCCTCGACGTCAACCACGCGATCGAGACGCTCGAGCTGGTCCGCGAGCTGGTCGCCGACGGCCGGACCGCGGTCGCGGCGATCCACGACCTCGATCTCGCCGCGCGGTACTGCGATCGACTGGTGATGGTCACCGACGGCGGCGTGAGAAGCGTTGGCTCGCCCGCGGAGGTACTCACGAGCGAGGCGCTCGCGGACGCGTTCGACGCGACGGCGACGGTGACCCCGAACCCGGTGACGGGGACGGAAACGGTGACGGCGCTGCCCGACAGCGACGATGCGCTGGCGGCCGTCGAATCGGCGACGGTCGACACCGGCGATCGGGGCGAACGCGGACCGAGCACCGAGCGGTCCGCCGACGCCGCCCGACTCGAGGGCGACGGCGGACGGATCGTCGACGTCGAGGCCGACCTCGCGATTCACGTTCTCGGAACGGGAACGACCGCCGCGGGCGTGCTTGCGCGCCTCGAGACCGCGTTCGACGGGTCCGATCGCCCGATCACCCTTACTACGTCCGTCGGTCCCGTAACACCGGGCGTCGTCACCGAAACCGCCGACCGCCTCGCGGCCGAGATCGAAGTCGAGGTCATCGAGGCAGAGCCACACGCCGCGCTGTCCGAGGCTCGCCGGGAAACGCTCGCCGAACGGATCCGGACCGCCGACGCAACGGTGCTGGCCGATCCCGTGCTGGGCTCGGCGGGCGTCGTGCTCGAGACCCTCGAGGCGGCCGAACCGGCGGCGCTGGTCGTCACGGATCGACGACCGCTCGAGGAGCGCAACTTCGCGGGCGAGACGGCCCGCCAACGGTACGAGCGGCTTCGCGATTCCGACCGGGACGGAGTCGTAGAAGCGACCCCGGAAACGGTGCTCGAGGGCCTGTCGCGGGCGCTCGAGGGGATCGGCTCCGACCGCGTCGACTCGGCCGCCGAATCGACGGCCGACTGA